A region of Procambarus clarkii isolate CNS0578487 chromosome 22, FALCON_Pclarkii_2.0, whole genome shotgun sequence DNA encodes the following proteins:
- the LOC138367596 gene encoding uncharacterized protein: protein MSSTYLQYMAGFKFMSTKTFCSKVGNPAAAASTCGSHTCSSISRWVSHLQLHHQVGHAAAVASPGGSPTCSNITRFIPHLQLHYRVGHPPAAASLGGSPTCSCITTRVTQLQEHHQVGPTPEAASPGGSPTCSSITGWVNHLQLHHQMGHPAVPASPGGSHTCSSISRWVTHLQLHHQVGHPATDASPGGSPTCSCITRWVTHLQQHHQVGPTPAAASTSGSPTCNCITSSITRWVTHVQQHHQVGHPPAAASPGGSPTASSITRWVTHLQLHHRVGHPAAAASPGGSHTCSSITKWVTHLQQHHQVGNSATAASPGGSPTCSCITSSITRRITHLLQHHQVGPHLQQHHQVGHPPAAASPGGPTPAAASLSGSPTRSCITRWVSHVQLHHQVGPKPSAASPKWVTHLQLHKQVGHPAVAASPGGSLTCSSIHQVGHPPTAASPGGSGTCSCITRWVTQLQQHHQVGPTPAAASPSGSRTCSSITRWVTQLQLHHQVGLTPAAASPGGSHTCSCNTRRVTQLQQHHQVGLTPAVSSPAGSPNLQLHHQVGHPVTASSPGGSPTCNCITRWVPHFQLHHQVGHPAEQHHQVGHPPAAASPVGSPTCSCITRWVNHLQKHHKVGHPTAAASPGGSPNCSCITRWVPYMQQHHRVGTTPAAALPGGSPTCDGINRWVTPPVAPSPGGSPHLQLHHQAGPTRAAASPGGSHTCSCITRWVQHLQLHYQVGPTPAAASPGWSTTCSCITRWVNHLHLPHQVGPTPAAASPCGSPTCSCITMWATHLQLHHQVGQPPAAASTGGSPTCSSITRWVNHLQLHQKLHHQVGQPPAAASTGGSPTCSSITRWVTNLKQHHQMGHPPEAASPVESPTCSCITRWVPQLQQHQQVDPTPAETSPGGSATCIFITKWVTQLH from the exons atgtcgtcaacatacctgcagtatatggccggttttaagttcatgtcgactaaaacCTTTTGTTCgaag gtgggcaACCCAGCTGCAGCAGCATCAACATGTGGatcccacacctgcagcagcatcagcaggtgGGTCAGCCACTTGCAGCttcatcaccaggtgggtcacgcAGCTGCAgtagcatcaccaggtgggtcacccacctgcagcaacaTCACCAGGTTTATCCCACACCTGCAGCTGCATTACCGGGTGGGTCACCCTCCTGCAGCTGCATCACtaggtgggtcacccacctgcagctgcatcaccaCGCGGGTCACCCAGCTGCAGGAGCATCACCAAGTGGGTCCCACACCTGAagcagcatcaccaggtgggtcacccacctgcagcagcatcaccggGTGGGTCAAccacctgcagctgcatcaccaAATGGGTCACCCAGCTGTAccagcatcaccaggtgggtcccacacctgcagcagcatcagcaggtgGGTCACGcacctgcagctgcatcaccaggtgggtcacccagCTACAgatgcatcaccaggtgggtcacccacctgcagctgcatcaccaggtgggtcacccacctgcagcagcatcaccaggtgggtcccacacctgcagctgcatcaacaagtgggtcacccacctgcaactgcatcaccag cagcatcaccaggtgggtcacccacgtgcagcagcatcaccaggtgggtcacccacctgcagctgcatcaccaggtgggtcacccaccgccagcagcatcaccaggtgggtcacccacctgcagctgcatcaccGGGTGGGTCACCCagctgcagcagcatcaccaggtgggtcccacacctgcagcagcatcaccaagtgGGTCACgcacctgcagcagcatcaccaggtgggtaaCTCAGCTacagctgcatcaccaggtgggtcacccacctgcagctgcatcaccag cagcatcaccaggagGATCACACACCTGCTGCAGCATCACCAGGTTGgtccacacctgcagcagcatcatCAGGTGGGTCACCCGcctgcagctgcatcaccaggtggtcccacacctgcagctgcatcactaagtgggtcacccacccgcagctgcatcaccaggtgggtctcACACGTGCAgttgcatcaccaggtgggtcccaAACCTTCAGCTGCATCACCCaagtgggtcacccacctgcagctTCATAAGCAGGTGGGTCACCCAGCTGtagcagcatcaccaggtgggtcactcACCTGCAGCAGCAttcaccaggtgggtcacccacctacagcagcatcaccaggtgggtcaggcacctgcagctgcatcaccaggtgggtcacccagctgcagcagcatcaccaggtgggtcccacacctgcagcagcatcaccaagtgGGTCACgcacctgcagcagcatcaccaggtgggtcacccagctacagctgcatcaccag gtgggtctcacacctgcagctgcatcaccaggtgggtcccaCACCTGCAGCTGCAACACCAGGCGGGTCACCCagctgcagcagcatcaccaggtgggtctcACACCTGCAGTTTCATCACCAGCTGGGTCACCCAACCTGCAGCttcatcaccaggtgggtcacccagTTACAGCTTCATCCCCAGGAGGGTCACCCACATGCaactgcatcaccaggtgggtcccaCACTTTCAGCTGCATCATCAGGTGGGTCACCCGGCTGagcagcatcaccaggtgggtcacccacctgcagcagcatcaccagttgggtcacccacctgcagctgcatcaccaggtgggtcaacCACCTGCAGAAGCATCACAAGGTGGGTCACCCaactgcagcagcatcaccaggtgggtcacccaactgcagctgcatcaccaggtgggtcccaTACATGCAGCAGCATCACCGGGTGGGTACCACACCTGCAGCTGCATtaccaggtgggtcacccacctgcgACGGCATCAACAGGTGGGTcaccccacctgtagcaccatcaccaggtgggtcaccccacctgcagctgcatcaccaggctggtcccacacgtgcagcagcatcaccaggtgggtcacacaCATGCAGCTGCATCACCAGATGGGTCCAACACCTGCAGCTGCATTACCAGGTGGGTCCCacacctgcagctgcatcaccaggtTGGTCAACCACCTGCAGCTGCATAACCAGGTGGGTCAACCACCTGCATTTGCCTCACCAGGTGggtcccacacctgcagcagcatcaccatgtgggtcacccacctgcagctgcatcaccaTGTGGGCCACccacctgcagctgcatcaccaggtgggtcaaccacctgcagctgcatcaacaggtgggtcacccacctgcagcagcatTACCAGGTGGGTCAACCACCTGCAGCTGCATCAAaag ctgcatcaccag